In Peromyscus eremicus chromosome 2, PerEre_H2_v1, whole genome shotgun sequence, a single genomic region encodes these proteins:
- the Ca2 gene encoding carbonic anhydrase 2 encodes MSHHWGYGGNNGPEHWHKDFPIANGERQSPVDIDTKTAQYDPALQPLSVCYDQATSKKILNNGHSFNVEFDDSQDCAVLKGGPLNGTYRLIQFHFHWGSSDGHGSEHTVNKTKYAAELHLVHWNTKYGDFGKAAQQPDGLAVLGIFLKIGPATKGLQKVLDALGSIKTKGKSAAFTNFDPRSLLPGSLDYWTYPGSLTTPPLLECVTWIVLKEPITVSSEQMSLFRKLNFNTEGEPEELMVDNWRPAQPLKSRKIKASFK; translated from the exons ATGTCCCACCACTGGGGATACGGCGGGAACAACG GACCAGAGCATTGGCACAAGGACTTCCCCATTGCCAATGGAGAGCGGCAGTCCCCGGTGGACATTGATACCAAGACTGCCCAGTATGACCCTGCGCTTCAGCCTCTGAGTGTATGCTATGACCAAGCTACTTCCAAAAAGATTCTCAACAATGGCCATTCCTTCAACGTGGAGTTTGATGACTCCCAGGACTGTGCAG TGCTGAAAGGAGGACCTCTCAATGGCACCTACAGATTGATCCAATTTCACTTTCATTGGGGCTCATCTGATGGGCATGGCTCTGAGCACActgtgaataaaacaaaatatgctGCAGAG CTTCACTTGGTTCACTGGAACACCAAATACGGTGATTTTGGGAAAGCTGCACAGCAACCAGATGGACTGGCTGTTCTGGGTATTTTTCTGAAG ATTGGACCTGCTACAAAAGGCCTTCAGAAAGTTCTTGATGCACTGGGGTCCATTAAAACAAAG gggaagagtgctgctttcacTAACTTCGATCCTCGCTCCCTTCTTCCTGGAAGCTTGGACTACTGGACATACCCTGGCTCTCTGACCACTCCGCCTCTGCTGGAGTGTGTGACCTGGATTGTGCTCAAGGAACCCATTACTGTCAGCAGTGAGCAG ATGTCTCTGTTCCGTAAACTAAACTTCAACACGGAGGGGGAACCTGAAGAGCTGATGGTGGACAACTGGCGCCCGGCTCAGCCCCTGAAGAGCAGAAAGATCAAAGCATCCTTCAAATAA